Proteins from a genomic interval of Diceros bicornis minor isolate mBicDic1 chromosome 34, mDicBic1.mat.cur, whole genome shotgun sequence:
- the LOC131397970 gene encoding interferon lambda-3-like, with protein sequence MELRQEFHPRRNWKFRDRRTEQRAEIQKRRLRSETPNKTEGETPDVAVGCVPVLTLMTTVLTRTGAVSVRLRAPPDARGCHMAQYKSLSPRELQAFRRARDAFEESFLPKHNRSCGSRPFPRTWHLKQLQVWERPVALEAELALTLKVLGTMADSSLGDVLDQPLHTLSLIHSQLQACVPAQPTVGPRPRGRLHHWLHRLHEAPRKEFRGCLQASVMFNLLRLLAQDVKCVASGDLCV encoded by the exons ATGGAGCTCAGGCAGGAGTTCCATCCCCGACGGAACTGGAAGTTCAGAGACAGACGGACAGAGCAGCGGGCTGAGATccagaagaggagactgaggtcagAGACACCAAACAAGACTGAAGGAGAGACCCCAG ACGTGGCTGTGGGCTGCGTGCCGGTGCTGACGCTGATGACCACAGTGTTGACCAGGACAGGAGCAGTTTCCGTGCGCCTCAGGGCCCCCCCGGATGCACGGGGCTGCCACATGGCCCAGTACAAGTCCCTGTCCCCACGAGAGCTGCAGGCCTTCAGGAGGGCCAGGGATGCCTTT GAAGAGTCCTTCTTGCCAAAGCATAACAGGAGCTGCGGCTCCCGCCCcttccccaggacctggcaccTGAAGCAGCTGCAG GTGTGGGAGCGCCCCGTGGCCTTGGAGGCGGAGCTGGCCCTGACTCTGAAGGTCCTGGGGACCATGGCTGACTCGTCCCTGGGGGACGTCCTGGACCAGCCCCTTCACACGCTGAGCCTCATCCACTCTCAACTCCAGGCCTGT gtCCCCGCTCAGCCCACAGTGGGCCCCAGGCCCCGGGGccgcctccaccactggctgcaCCGGCTCCACGAGGCCCCGAGGAAG gAGTTCCGTGGCTGCCTCCAAGCCTCTGTCATGTTCAACCTCCTCCGCCTCCTCGCCCAGGACGTGAAATGTGTCGCCAGTGGAGACCTGTGTGTCTGA